The Lonchura striata isolate bLonStr1 chromosome 7, bLonStr1.mat, whole genome shotgun sequence genome window below encodes:
- the ZFAND4 gene encoding AN1-type zinc finger protein 4 isoform X2, with product MEICSGGWKEAQTAGTNLKAHKHCSNREDYLLERCTQQKLHCADDRILNPCIPVSQQHLIWNNMELKDDYCLDDYNISEGCTLKLVLAMRGGPVNTRRVPLKDPIREMAEYMDPARDKIWEKGPSNKQVTFLVYREGDRLNFFRVVDRGDGTLTPLSESLSGGSVYNIYADDEDETEASPSGQQILENSITMNKMKLLKAKMENMNLSKKPKKTVKVKPRPPMTPRPSSGSVAAARHRFLRVLPHIGQSCLPPPGNLHQSESPQNALSALATLATTGRTMPSTANHFLKEDDTWQSSSWSQPVNSIRLPPKISRVELENAMLPTNSILTPVSSLPANSEKAPENATSASEEDAVLFPNLTNVELYGREEEHLPEPDAFAFLAEGSTAEQCSEIYDIGNVNPELELPDGDKDSKVVEQHRKPIGKVLSTAAMETGLLSTRELNPQKNLLLSPLRYSAQVAHHSTLKPQAQPRCFEAGNLRSTASPNVLRSVEVHSIADSSFSRTTQFCSVKVESLGKRPDVISKAEARDITDVASKASKEPASSVSNLGFLASLARSTNRESLQSSCGTDRFRTSGIALPTSLQHFQEESFRKTSPNEAAEYILSAHGLGVNGSMAAVGKRVGEATHLPPVNGLIQAKKKISKHCFLCGKKTGLATSYECRCGNNFCATHRYAETHTCTYDYKSAGRRYLQETNPIISAPKLPKI from the exons ATGGAAATCTGCTCTGGTGGATGGAAAGAAGCCCAGACAGCTGGCACAAATCTTAAAGCACACAAGCATTGCAGCAACAGAGAGGACTATTTACTGGAAAGATGCACACAGCAGAAGCTCCACTGTGCAGATGACCGGATCTTAAATCCGT gtattcctgtctctcagcagcactTAATTTGGAATAATATGGAACTGAAGGATGACTATTGTTTGGATGATTATAA CATTTCAGAAGGCTGCACTCTGAAGTTAGTTCTGGCTATGCGAGGTGGACCTGTTAACACCAGAAGAG tTCCTTTGAAAGATCCTATCAGGGAAATGGCTGAATACATGGATCCTGCTAGAGACAAGATCTGGGAGAAAGGGCCGTCCAACAAACAAGTCACCTTCTTAGTGTATCGCGAAGGAGATCGCTTGAATTTCTTCCGTGTGGTTGACCGCGGCGATGGCACTTTAACACCACTATCTGAGTCTTTGAG cgGTGGTTCAGTTTATAATATATATGCTGATGATGAAGATGAGACAGAGGCATCACCTTCTGGCCAACAGATTCTTGAGAATTCAATTACTATGAACAAAATGAAACTGCTCAAGGCAAAGATGGAGAACATGAATCTGAGTAAAAAG cctAAGAAAACTGTCAAGGTGAAGCCTCGCCCTCCCATGACTCCTCGACCATCGAGTGGCTCAGTGGCTGCTGCCCGTCACCGCTTTCTCAGAGTGCTGCCCCACATCGGACAGTCGTGCCTACCTCCTCCTGGGAATTTGCATCAGTCAGAATCTCCCCAAAACGCGCTTTCTGCACTGGCTACTTTGGCCACTACTGGTAGAACAATGCCATCCACAGCTAATCACTTCCTTAAGGAAGATGACACTtggcagagcagctcttggTCTCAGCCAGTCAATAGCATCAGGTTACCACCGAAAATATCTCGTGTTGAACTAGAAAATGCAATGCTACCTACAAATAGTATTCTGACTCCTGTTTCATCCCTGCCTGCAAATTCAGAAAAAGCACCTGAAAATGCGACCTCAGCAAGTGAGGAGGATGCTGTTTTGTTTCCAAATCTAACGAATGTGGAACTATATGGAAGAGAAGAAGAACATCTACCTGAACCagatgcttttgcttttttagcAGAAGGAAGTACTGCTGAACAATGTAGTGAGATATATGACATAGGAAATGTGAACCCAGAGCTTGAACTGCCTGATGGAGACAAAGATTCTAAGGTTGTAGAGCAGCATAGAAAACCTATTGGCAAAGTGCTGAGCACTGCAGCAATGGAGACTGGTCTTCTCAGTACTCGTGAATTAAATCCtcagaaaaatctgcttttgtcTCCCCTGCGGTATTCAGCGCAAGTGGCACATCACAGTACTCTGAAACCACAAGCACAGCCCAGATGCTTTGAGGCTGGTAACTTGAGATCTACGGCCTCCCCAAATGTGCTTCGATCGGTAGAAGTACACAGTATAGCAGACTCCTCTTTTTCTAGGACCACTCAATTTTGTAGTGTCAAAGTAGAGTCACTTGGCAAAAGACCTGATGTAATTTCTAAAGCAGAGGCTAGGGACATCACAGATGTGGCTAGCAAGGCATCCAAAGAACCTGCGAGTTCTGTAAGTAACTTAGGATTTCTGGCTTCGTTGGCCCGAAGCACAAACAGGGAAAGTTTACAGAGTTCCTGTGGGACTGACAGGTTTCGGACTTCTGGTATTGCACTACCTACAAGCCTGCAGCATTTTCAGGAAGAAAGCTTTAGAAAAACTTCTCCAAATGAAGCTGCGGAATATATTCTA tctgcGCATGGGCTTGGAGTGAATGGAAGTATGGCAGCTGTAGGGAAAAGAGTAG GTGAAGCAACCCATCTTCCACCTGTGAATGGCTTAATtcaagcaaaaaagaaaatttcaaagcACTGCTTTCTTTGTGGCAAGAAAACTGGATTGGCAACCAGCTATGAGTGCAG ATGTGGAAACAACTTCTGTGCAACACACCGCTATGCAGAGACTCACACTTGCACCTACGACTACAAGAGTGCGGGACGGAGGTATTTACAGGAGACCAATCCCATTATTAGTGCACCAAAGCTTCCCAAAATTTGA
- the ZFAND4 gene encoding AN1-type zinc finger protein 4 isoform X1, whose product MANKKEPPFFNKDNMGPFHYKLPFYETMELFIETLTGTCFELRVSPFETVISVKAKIQRLEGIPVSQQHLIWNNMELKDDYCLDDYNISEGCTLKLVLAMRGGPVNTRRVPLKDPIREMAEYMDPARDKIWEKGPSNKQVTFLVYREGDRLNFFRVVDRGDGTLTPLSESLSGGSVYNIYADDEDETEASPSGQQILENSITMNKMKLLKAKMENMNLSKKPKKTVKVKPRPPMTPRPSSGSVAAARHRFLRVLPHIGQSCLPPPGNLHQSESPQNALSALATLATTGRTMPSTANHFLKEDDTWQSSSWSQPVNSIRLPPKISRVELENAMLPTNSILTPVSSLPANSEKAPENATSASEEDAVLFPNLTNVELYGREEEHLPEPDAFAFLAEGSTAEQCSEIYDIGNVNPELELPDGDKDSKVVEQHRKPIGKVLSTAAMETGLLSTRELNPQKNLLLSPLRYSAQVAHHSTLKPQAQPRCFEAGNLRSTASPNVLRSVEVHSIADSSFSRTTQFCSVKVESLGKRPDVISKAEARDITDVASKASKEPASSVSNLGFLASLARSTNRESLQSSCGTDRFRTSGIALPTSLQHFQEESFRKTSPNEAAEYILSAHGLGVNGSMAAVGKRVGEATHLPPVNGLIQAKKKISKHCFLCGKKTGLATSYECRCGNNFCATHRYAETHTCTYDYKSAGRRYLQETNPIISAPKLPKI is encoded by the exons ATGGCCAACAAGAAAGAGCctcctttttttaataaagataaTATGGGACCATTTCACTACAAACTTCCTTTCTATGAAACTATGGAGCTCTTCATTGAAACGCTTACAGGAACCTGCTTTGAACTGCGAGTGTCCCCCTTTGAAACAGTTATTTCTGTGAAAGCTAAAATTCAAAGACTGGAAG gtattcctgtctctcagcagcactTAATTTGGAATAATATGGAACTGAAGGATGACTATTGTTTGGATGATTATAA CATTTCAGAAGGCTGCACTCTGAAGTTAGTTCTGGCTATGCGAGGTGGACCTGTTAACACCAGAAGAG tTCCTTTGAAAGATCCTATCAGGGAAATGGCTGAATACATGGATCCTGCTAGAGACAAGATCTGGGAGAAAGGGCCGTCCAACAAACAAGTCACCTTCTTAGTGTATCGCGAAGGAGATCGCTTGAATTTCTTCCGTGTGGTTGACCGCGGCGATGGCACTTTAACACCACTATCTGAGTCTTTGAG cgGTGGTTCAGTTTATAATATATATGCTGATGATGAAGATGAGACAGAGGCATCACCTTCTGGCCAACAGATTCTTGAGAATTCAATTACTATGAACAAAATGAAACTGCTCAAGGCAAAGATGGAGAACATGAATCTGAGTAAAAAG cctAAGAAAACTGTCAAGGTGAAGCCTCGCCCTCCCATGACTCCTCGACCATCGAGTGGCTCAGTGGCTGCTGCCCGTCACCGCTTTCTCAGAGTGCTGCCCCACATCGGACAGTCGTGCCTACCTCCTCCTGGGAATTTGCATCAGTCAGAATCTCCCCAAAACGCGCTTTCTGCACTGGCTACTTTGGCCACTACTGGTAGAACAATGCCATCCACAGCTAATCACTTCCTTAAGGAAGATGACACTtggcagagcagctcttggTCTCAGCCAGTCAATAGCATCAGGTTACCACCGAAAATATCTCGTGTTGAACTAGAAAATGCAATGCTACCTACAAATAGTATTCTGACTCCTGTTTCATCCCTGCCTGCAAATTCAGAAAAAGCACCTGAAAATGCGACCTCAGCAAGTGAGGAGGATGCTGTTTTGTTTCCAAATCTAACGAATGTGGAACTATATGGAAGAGAAGAAGAACATCTACCTGAACCagatgcttttgcttttttagcAGAAGGAAGTACTGCTGAACAATGTAGTGAGATATATGACATAGGAAATGTGAACCCAGAGCTTGAACTGCCTGATGGAGACAAAGATTCTAAGGTTGTAGAGCAGCATAGAAAACCTATTGGCAAAGTGCTGAGCACTGCAGCAATGGAGACTGGTCTTCTCAGTACTCGTGAATTAAATCCtcagaaaaatctgcttttgtcTCCCCTGCGGTATTCAGCGCAAGTGGCACATCACAGTACTCTGAAACCACAAGCACAGCCCAGATGCTTTGAGGCTGGTAACTTGAGATCTACGGCCTCCCCAAATGTGCTTCGATCGGTAGAAGTACACAGTATAGCAGACTCCTCTTTTTCTAGGACCACTCAATTTTGTAGTGTCAAAGTAGAGTCACTTGGCAAAAGACCTGATGTAATTTCTAAAGCAGAGGCTAGGGACATCACAGATGTGGCTAGCAAGGCATCCAAAGAACCTGCGAGTTCTGTAAGTAACTTAGGATTTCTGGCTTCGTTGGCCCGAAGCACAAACAGGGAAAGTTTACAGAGTTCCTGTGGGACTGACAGGTTTCGGACTTCTGGTATTGCACTACCTACAAGCCTGCAGCATTTTCAGGAAGAAAGCTTTAGAAAAACTTCTCCAAATGAAGCTGCGGAATATATTCTA tctgcGCATGGGCTTGGAGTGAATGGAAGTATGGCAGCTGTAGGGAAAAGAGTAG GTGAAGCAACCCATCTTCCACCTGTGAATGGCTTAATtcaagcaaaaaagaaaatttcaaagcACTGCTTTCTTTGTGGCAAGAAAACTGGATTGGCAACCAGCTATGAGTGCAG ATGTGGAAACAACTTCTGTGCAACACACCGCTATGCAGAGACTCACACTTGCACCTACGACTACAAGAGTGCGGGACGGAGGTATTTACAGGAGACCAATCCCATTATTAGTGCACCAAAGCTTCCCAAAATTTGA